A genomic stretch from Aerococcaceae bacterium zg-1292 includes:
- a CDS encoding LysM peptidoglycan-binding domain-containing protein, with protein sequence MTNKRPIMKKVKKHWVTVLLAAAFISTPAISANAQTITIEDYIKETIDNAPSVWKMRTVDDIKQEIQKQKDLKLVEYVVQSGDTLGVIAKTVNTTVDELATLNNIKDIHTLKVGQKLKGVLDKELATINATPNNASVVSNQSSKNTANTTNSTTPMTSTPKITKSASESNTNLKPESKPTPKPEIPTTSEIKPEVKPTPKPEVPTTSETKPEVKPTPKPEVPTTSETKPEVKPTPKPEVPTTSETKPEVKPTPKPEVPTTSETKPEIKPTPKPEVPTTSETKPEVKPTPKPEVPEQPTETPDKPVETPKTTEEETKKDSEVIHELPTETEPEVTDNNTSVDTPSEKPVKPEQPTETPDKPVETPKTTEEETKKDSDVIHELPTETEPEITDNNTSVDTPSEKPVKPEQPTETPDKPVETPKTTEEETKKPTTKHYQTVQVGDIIPSQDGLVRVINTNKTKPFDLNQMQKESEDTRYRKAKSSERNLTTVEPVNNPGSLVNIPTPLPKEFIDDFNQNKILDLNLLNQHFVNFVNQLRASNNIKPLQYNEDVQYFATKRAQEMQPFHSPLVNGQAHKRPDGRNWATVFEEKPSDWGAAAENSASITLNGNYYKSLSEKYIAENLFNQWSNSPGHRQNLLDPTLEYTAVGINMNGNKVVNHQFRYDSMYAFQTLAKKATKPSQVPDNELEDFLRENFPEMYAGTASAPRNEDSTTETTPLPDETTKETSAKVMETTSEEAVSEDLVEPTVDPVAEPTSETITEQATESVTDTLLETTESEKTIKSEETTESENVTETIPDTSTIEDTTITE encoded by the coding sequence ATGACAAACAAAAGACCAATCATGAAAAAAGTAAAGAAACACTGGGTAACGGTTTTATTAGCGGCTGCTTTTATTAGCACACCTGCTATCAGTGCGAACGCACAAACCATCACCATTGAAGACTATATTAAAGAAACCATCGATAATGCACCGAGCGTATGGAAAATGCGTACGGTAGACGACATAAAACAAGAAATTCAAAAACAAAAAGACTTAAAATTAGTCGAATATGTCGTACAATCTGGTGATACCTTAGGTGTCATTGCCAAAACTGTTAATACTACTGTTGACGAATTAGCAACTTTAAACAACATTAAAGATATCCATACATTAAAGGTTGGACAAAAATTAAAAGGTGTCTTAGATAAAGAATTAGCAACAATCAACGCTACGCCAAATAATGCATCGGTGGTATCAAATCAATCATCTAAGAATACAGCCAACACGACAAATTCAACAACTCCTATGACATCAACACCTAAAATCACAAAATCAGCCTCTGAATCAAACACAAACCTGAAACCAGAGTCAAAACCAACTCCAAAACCGGAAATACCAACGACTTCGGAAATTAAACCAGAAGTTAAACCGACACCAAAACCAGAAGTACCAACAACTTCTGAAACTAAACCAGAAGTTAAACCGACACCGAAACCAGAAGTACCAACAACTTCTGAAACTAAACCAGAAGTTAAACCGACACCAAAACCAGAAGTACCAACAACTTCTGAAACTAAACCAGAAGTTAAACCGACACCGAAACCAGAAGTACCGACAACTTCAGAAACTAAACCAGAAATTAAACCGACACCGAAACCAGAAGTACCGACAACTTCAGAAACTAAACCAGAAGTTAAACCGACACCTAAGCCAGAAGTACCAGAACAACCAACAGAAACACCTGATAAACCGGTTGAAACACCAAAAACAACGGAAGAAGAAACGAAAAAAGACTCGGAAGTTATCCACGAATTGCCAACGGAAACTGAACCAGAAGTAACAGATAACAATACATCGGTGGATACACCTTCCGAAAAACCGGTTAAACCAGAACAACCAACAGAAACACCTGATAAACCGGTTGAAACGCCAAAAACAACGGAAGAAGAAACGAAAAAAGACTCGGACGTTATCCACGAATTACCAACCGAAACTGAACCAGAGATAACGGATAACAATACATCGGTAGATACACCTTCCGAAAAACCGGTTAAACCAGAACAACCAACAGAAACACCTGATAAACCGGTTGAAACACCAAAAACAACGGAAGAAGAAACGAAAAAACCAACAACTAAACACTATCAAACGGTTCAAGTCGGTGATATTATTCCTTCCCAAGATGGTTTGGTTCGTGTTATCAATACAAATAAAACAAAACCATTTGACTTAAATCAAATGCAAAAAGAATCAGAAGACACTCGCTATCGAAAAGCAAAAAGCTCTGAACGAAACTTAACAACAGTTGAACCCGTCAATAATCCAGGAAGTTTAGTCAACATTCCAACACCACTACCTAAGGAATTTATTGATGATTTTAACCAAAACAAAATCCTAGATTTAAACTTATTAAACCAACATTTTGTTAATTTCGTTAACCAGTTACGTGCATCTAACAATATTAAACCACTTCAATACAATGAAGACGTCCAATATTTTGCCACTAAACGTGCACAAGAAATGCAACCATTTCATTCACCACTCGTAAATGGACAAGCTCACAAACGACCCGATGGACGCAATTGGGCCACAGTCTTTGAAGAAAAACCGTCTGATTGGGGAGCTGCCGCTGAAAATTCAGCTTCAATTACTCTCAATGGTAATTACTATAAATCATTATCAGAAAAATATATTGCTGAAAACTTATTCAATCAATGGTCCAACTCACCGGGTCATCGCCAAAATTTACTCGATCCTACTTTAGAATATACAGCCGTTGGTATTAACATGAACGGTAACAAAGTAGTTAATCATCAATTCCGATACGATAGCATGTACGCGTTTCAAACATTAGCTAAAAAAGCTACAAAACCATCGCAAGTACCTGATAACGAATTAGAAGATTTCTTACGCGAAAACTTCCCTGAAATGTATGCAGGTACTGCTTCCGCGCCACGTAATGAGGACTCAACAACTGAAACAACACCATTACCAGACGAAACTACTAAAGAAACATCTGCAAAAGTCATGGAAACAACATCAGAAGAAGCAGTTTCAGAAGATCTTGTTGAACCAACTGTAGATCCAGTCGCTGAACCAACTAGCGAAACAATCACTGAACAAGCAACTGAATCAGTCACTGATACCCTTTTAGAAACAACTGAATCTGAAAAAACAATTAAATCAGAAGAAACCACAGAGTCCGAAAACGTAACAGAAACAATACCCGACACTTCAACCATTGAAGATACAACAATAACTGAATAA
- a CDS encoding helix-turn-helix transcriptional regulator, with translation MNIQEYIAKRIKQLRKEQNFSQEKLSEIAGLGNKTVQNIEANKYDFRIMTIAKIMVALDVSVEEFFSIPFSKSNQELVNELIGLIDETVDDKQEIILKALIEIIKNVN, from the coding sequence TTGAACATACAAGAATATATTGCAAAGAGAATTAAACAGTTAAGAAAAGAACAAAATTTTAGTCAAGAAAAATTATCTGAGATAGCTGGTTTGGGGAATAAAACTGTTCAAAATATTGAAGCTAATAAATATGACTTTCGTATCATGACTATTGCAAAAATAATGGTAGCATTAGACGTTTCAGTAGAAGAATTTTTTTCAATCCCCTTTTCAAAATCGAATCAAGAATTAGTGAATGAATTAATTGGTTTAATAGATGAAACAGTTGATGATAAACAAGAAATTATATTGAAAGCCTTAATTGAAATCATTAAAAATGTAAATTAG
- a CDS encoding IS1634 family transposase — MRVRTVKSSNGSIYYAVIRDIKKENGKRSTQIVENLGSHKKLLQEHPEMDPMDYAKQVARELTEKENEGKITFIHQYDTKRLIKLGESNGFDVGQLFLDKIFYELKLDKLCKTLKGSSKISFDLTAILKMLISTRILYPGSKRSSLTLAKNYLTPPDIDLHQIYRGLDLLSKNMEKIQQHAYLASKEVVKRDTQVLFYDCTNYFFEIEEEDNFRKYGVSKEHRPNPIIQMGLFMDGSGMPLAFSLFEGNKNEINSLKPIEKQIIKDFELSDLIVCTDAGLSSFANKRFNSLQNRHYITTHSIKKMKRDLAEWALSPEGWKIFDGDSTTKKKDKMLYHLDDVNRQIQAYRDGKTSPEGLRLMNATFYKESWERRELSPEEKQHHLKPFEERYIVTYSPKYQQYQANIRERQINRALKKLEQTDPMKNTNPHSPNRFVKTEYVTENGEVVKLIYRINQEAIDKEAQYDGFYCVATNLESSIESIVGINKQRWEIEECFRILKTEFKSRPVYLSRENRIRAHFLTCFLSLLVYRILEQRMKDYTVSEIIQTLRGMRIAKIAEEAFVPQYTRTEITDKLHEISGFRTDYEFIEKKSLKKIERQIKSGK, encoded by the coding sequence ATGCGAGTTCGAACAGTCAAATCTTCTAATGGTTCCATTTATTATGCAGTTATCCGAGATATAAAGAAAGAAAATGGTAAACGCTCTACACAAATTGTTGAGAATTTAGGTAGTCATAAAAAGCTTCTTCAAGAGCACCCTGAAATGGATCCAATGGATTACGCCAAACAAGTAGCGCGTGAACTAACGGAAAAAGAAAATGAAGGTAAAATCACCTTCATTCACCAATATGACACGAAAAGATTGATTAAACTCGGCGAGTCCAACGGTTTTGATGTAGGTCAACTTTTCCTAGATAAAATATTTTACGAGCTTAAACTCGATAAGTTATGTAAGACACTCAAAGGCTCGTCTAAGATTAGCTTTGATTTAACTGCCATCTTAAAAATGTTGATATCCACTCGCATTCTTTACCCAGGATCTAAACGTAGTTCCCTTACCTTAGCTAAGAACTATTTAACACCTCCTGATATTGATCTACATCAAATCTATCGAGGGTTAGATCTACTCTCTAAGAACATGGAAAAAATACAACAACACGCTTACCTGGCAAGTAAAGAGGTTGTAAAACGCGATACTCAGGTGCTTTTTTACGATTGCACGAACTATTTCTTTGAAATTGAAGAGGAAGATAATTTTCGTAAATATGGAGTGAGTAAAGAACATCGCCCAAACCCTATTATCCAAATGGGATTGTTTATGGACGGATCTGGTATGCCACTAGCTTTCTCGCTCTTTGAAGGGAATAAAAATGAAATCAACTCTCTTAAGCCGATAGAGAAGCAAATCATTAAAGATTTTGAATTGTCTGATCTTATTGTCTGTACGGATGCAGGATTGAGTTCCTTTGCGAACAAACGATTTAATAGTCTCCAAAACCGTCACTATATTACGACGCATTCCATTAAAAAAATGAAAAGGGATCTCGCTGAATGGGCATTAAGTCCAGAGGGGTGGAAGATTTTTGATGGCGATTCAACAACAAAGAAAAAAGATAAAATGCTCTATCATCTTGATGATGTCAACAGACAAATTCAAGCCTATCGTGACGGAAAGACCTCTCCTGAAGGATTACGATTAATGAATGCGACTTTTTATAAGGAATCTTGGGAACGGAGAGAACTTAGTCCCGAGGAAAAACAACATCATCTTAAACCATTTGAAGAACGCTATATTGTCACATATTCTCCAAAATATCAACAGTATCAAGCAAATATTCGAGAAAGACAAATTAATCGGGCTTTGAAAAAATTAGAACAAACAGATCCGATGAAAAACACTAATCCCCATTCGCCTAATCGGTTCGTTAAAACGGAGTATGTAACAGAAAATGGGGAAGTAGTGAAGCTAATTTATCGAATCAATCAAGAAGCCATAGATAAAGAAGCGCAATATGATGGATTTTATTGCGTCGCAACCAATTTAGAAAGTTCGATCGAATCAATTGTTGGTATCAATAAACAACGTTGGGAAATTGAAGAGTGTTTCCGAATTTTAAAGACTGAATTTAAAAGTCGTCCGGTATATTTAAGTCGCGAGAATCGCATTCGTGCTCATTTTTTGACATGTTTCCTTTCTTTATTGGTTTATCGAATTTTGGAACAACGGATGAAGGACTATACTGTTAGTGAGATTATACAAACATTGCGTGGGATGAGGATTGCAAAAATAGCCGAAGAAGCTTTTGTACCACAGTATACACGCACCGAGATTACTGATAAATTACATGAAATCAGTGGCTTCAGAACAGATTATGAATTCATAGAGAAAAAATCTTTAAAAAAAATTGAAAGACAGATAAAATCGGGGAAATAG
- the guaA gene encoding glutamine-hydrolyzing GMP synthase, with amino-acid sequence MTQMEKIVVLDFGSQYNQLITRRLRELGVFSELLPNDTTAEQIKAEGNVIGVVFSGGPHSVYAENAFTVDPAIFELGIPVLGVCYGMQLTTHLFGGTVESAPTREYGTAEIDVHQVEHGLFKGLSDKENVLMSHGDRITKIPEGFVVTASNPHTPFAAFEHTERQIYGVQFHPEVRHTVHGYDMLRNFAFEICGAKGDWSMENFIEIEIAKIREKVGDRKVLLGLSGGVDSSVVGVLLQKAIGNQLTSIFVDHGLLRKGEGDQVMEALGGKFGLNIIRVDAKDRFLSKLRGVSDPEQKRKIIGNEFVYVFDDEAAKLAGVDFLAQGTLYTDIIESGTKTAQTIKSHHNVGGLPEDMQFELIEPLNTLFKDEVRALGTALGIPDSIVWRQPFPGPGLGIRVIGEITEEKLEIVRESDAILREEIANAGLERDVWQYFTVLPGFRSVGVMGDGRTYDYTIGIRAVTSIDGMTSDFARIPWDVLQKISARIVNEVAHVNRVVYDITSKPPATIEWE; translated from the coding sequence ATGACACAAATGGAAAAAATAGTTGTTTTGGATTTTGGCAGTCAATATAATCAACTCATTACACGTCGTTTACGTGAACTGGGTGTGTTTAGTGAACTATTACCAAATGATACGACCGCTGAACAAATTAAAGCGGAAGGAAATGTTATCGGTGTGGTCTTTTCAGGAGGCCCGCATAGTGTGTATGCTGAGAATGCGTTCACTGTTGACCCAGCGATTTTTGAATTGGGAATTCCAGTATTAGGTGTGTGTTATGGGATGCAGTTGACGACGCATTTGTTTGGCGGGACGGTTGAATCGGCACCGACACGGGAATATGGGACAGCTGAAATTGATGTGCATCAAGTAGAACACGGATTGTTTAAAGGATTATCTGACAAAGAAAATGTGTTAATGAGTCATGGCGACCGTATTACAAAAATACCAGAGGGATTTGTCGTTACTGCCAGCAACCCTCATACGCCATTTGCGGCATTTGAACATACTGAACGCCAAATATATGGTGTGCAATTTCACCCAGAAGTACGTCATACGGTGCATGGCTATGATATGTTACGTAATTTTGCCTTTGAAATTTGTGGTGCAAAAGGCGATTGGTCGATGGAAAACTTTATTGAGATTGAAATTGCTAAAATCCGTGAAAAAGTCGGTGACCGTAAAGTATTATTAGGATTATCCGGTGGAGTGGATTCTTCGGTTGTCGGTGTGTTATTACAAAAAGCAATCGGTAATCAGTTGACTAGCATCTTTGTTGATCATGGATTGTTGCGTAAAGGCGAAGGCGACCAAGTGATGGAGGCATTAGGTGGTAAATTTGGTTTAAATATCATTCGTGTTGATGCTAAGGACCGCTTCTTGTCTAAATTACGTGGCGTAAGTGACCCAGAGCAAAAACGTAAAATTATCGGTAATGAGTTTGTTTATGTCTTTGATGATGAAGCAGCAAAACTTGCTGGGGTAGACTTTTTAGCGCAAGGGACTTTGTATACAGATATTATTGAATCAGGTACTAAAACCGCGCAAACGATTAAATCGCATCATAATGTTGGCGGATTGCCGGAAGATATGCAGTTTGAACTAATCGAGCCGCTAAATACATTGTTTAAAGACGAAGTGCGTGCATTAGGTACAGCTTTAGGTATACCAGATAGCATCGTATGGCGCCAACCATTTCCTGGCCCGGGCCTAGGTATCCGTGTCATTGGCGAAATTACCGAAGAAAAACTCGAAATCGTCCGCGAATCCGATGCGATATTGCGCGAAGAGATTGCGAATGCTGGACTCGAACGTGATGTATGGCAATACTTTACTGTGCTACCAGGCTTTAGAAGTGTTGGTGTGATGGGTGACGGCCGCACGTATGATTATACCATCGGTATCCGTGCCGTTACGTCGATTGATGGTATGACGAGTGATTTTGCCCGCATTCCGTGGGATGTCTTGCAGAAAATAAGTGCGCGTATCGTCAACGAAGTCGCTCACGTGAACCGCGTGGTGTATGATATTACAAGTAAGCCACCCGCTACGATAGAGTGGGAATAA
- a CDS encoding type I pantothenate kinase: protein MKMSLYKRFSRSEWKALRQSGESVTKLDQLSKLVSLNDRLSANDVQEVYGPLVDYVDMVYQNSQLFSTARQSFLLGAVEKKMPTFVIGICGSVAVGKSTTARVLHQLLEQFYPDKQIAYMTTDGFLYPNEELERRNLMRRKGFPESYDMNRLLEFMKQVKIGGESIEYPIYSHSIYDIVPNQFETLNQPDILIVEGINVLQLPQNHEIYMSDFFDLSIYVDADHQLVRQWYIERFDMHMDLAKNDPNNYYHEMSQWPRNQAHQYARKVWREINLVNLVEHILPTRDRADVIIHKTNNHFVDAIFVRKY, encoded by the coding sequence ATGAAGATGTCACTATACAAACGATTTTCACGTAGCGAGTGGAAAGCATTACGCCAGTCTGGAGAATCGGTAACCAAGCTTGATCAACTTTCAAAACTTGTCTCATTAAATGATAGATTGTCAGCAAACGATGTGCAAGAAGTATATGGTCCATTAGTTGACTATGTCGATATGGTTTATCAAAATAGTCAACTTTTTTCAACAGCCAGACAATCTTTTTTACTCGGTGCAGTCGAAAAGAAAATGCCGACCTTTGTTATTGGTATTTGCGGAAGTGTCGCAGTGGGGAAAAGTACGACAGCGCGGGTACTGCATCAATTATTAGAGCAGTTTTATCCAGATAAGCAGATTGCGTACATGACGACTGATGGTTTTTTGTATCCGAATGAAGAGTTGGAACGCCGTAACTTGATGCGTCGTAAAGGATTTCCAGAAAGTTATGATATGAATCGTTTGCTGGAATTTATGAAGCAAGTTAAAATTGGTGGGGAGTCGATTGAATATCCGATTTATTCGCACTCGATTTATGATATTGTACCCAATCAGTTTGAAACTTTGAATCAGCCGGATATTCTAATTGTCGAAGGGATTAATGTGTTGCAATTGCCGCAAAACCACGAGATTTATATGAGTGACTTTTTTGACCTGTCGATTTATGTGGATGCTGACCATCAATTGGTGCGTCAATGGTATATTGAACGATTTGATATGCATATGGATTTAGCGAAAAATGACCCGAATAATTATTATCATGAAATGAGTCAATGGCCACGCAACCAGGCGCATCAATACGCACGCAAAGTTTGGCGTGAAATTAACCTGGTAAATTTAGTTGAACACATTTTGCCAACACGTGACCGAGCAGATGTAATTATTCATAAGACGAACAATCATTTTGTTGATGCAATTTTCGTTCGGAAGTATTAA
- the mvk gene encoding mevalonate kinase has translation MGEHAVVYDYPAIALPFPAIAVEATATLNQDNQHYLACHYYTGPLKKAPQHLDNIQTAIQLTLDTFQLGNPSLNITITSAIPQERGMGSSAAVTVAVVRAIADLFQLTLSDYQLHFIVNQAEVIAHQSTSGIDTLMTSTHHPVIYRKSRAPHAFDLSLSAYLVVADSGQAGQTKSAVHHVAQMRKHKPYFVDQAMQAIGNFVQQAYDKIAQGNAIELGKLMTYNHYYLNQLGVSNSHLDKIVNAAWMAGALGAKLTGGGRGGCLIALAETKSAAKRIAKAMRDAGAVQTWHLNLETGDSL, from the coding sequence ATGGGCGAACACGCTGTTGTGTATGATTATCCCGCGATTGCCCTACCATTTCCAGCTATCGCCGTCGAAGCGACAGCAACATTGAATCAAGATAATCAACATTATTTGGCTTGTCACTATTATACAGGCCCGCTAAAAAAAGCACCACAACATTTGGACAATATCCAAACAGCTATTCAACTGACCTTGGATACTTTTCAATTAGGCAACCCATCGTTAAACATTACAATTACCAGTGCTATCCCACAAGAGCGCGGCATGGGTTCTTCAGCAGCTGTGACCGTAGCGGTTGTCCGTGCCATTGCTGATTTATTTCAGCTAACATTGAGCGATTACCAATTACATTTTATCGTCAATCAGGCCGAAGTGATTGCCCATCAATCAACGAGTGGGATTGATACACTGATGACGAGTACCCACCATCCGGTTATCTACCGTAAAAGTCGTGCACCACACGCCTTTGACTTATCCCTATCCGCATACCTTGTCGTTGCTGATAGTGGTCAAGCCGGACAGACAAAATCTGCAGTCCATCATGTTGCTCAAATGCGTAAACACAAACCTTATTTTGTCGATCAAGCGATGCAAGCTATCGGAAACTTTGTACAACAAGCGTATGACAAAATTGCACAAGGTAACGCTATCGAGTTAGGGAAATTAATGACGTATAACCATTATTACTTGAACCAATTAGGTGTATCTAATTCTCACTTAGATAAAATCGTCAATGCCGCATGGATGGCAGGTGCCTTAGGAGCCAAATTAACGGGTGGAGGCCGTGGCGGCTGCTTAATCGCCCTAGCCGAAACCAAATCTGCTGCAAAACGGATAGCCAAAGCAATGCGCGATGCAGGCGCTGTCCAAACATGGCACTTAAACTTAGAAACTGGCGACAGTCTATAA
- the mvaD gene encoding diphosphomevalonate decarboxylase has product MSQGFFRAHTNIALIKYWGKRNTELFLPMTSSLSLTLDAFYTDTKVTLKPDELLDTFFLDGQIQSEKATKNVTQFVDRFRALSGQSAAVQVESWNHVPTAAGLASSASAYAALACACNQAFGLNLDAKALSILARQGSGSASRSLFGGFVEWHKGDGDISESSYAEQIDAANWDIGMLVIVINRKAKKISSRIGMEQTMETSPFYALWPQEVERDLHDIKQAIQAQDIDSVGQIAEHNAMKMHATTLAANPSFTYWEPDSLRAIQIIQIMREDLGFQCYITMDAGPNVKVLCPASQLDALRGQLLSHFAAEQLITALPGPAPYALPLNTETNG; this is encoded by the coding sequence ATGAGTCAAGGTTTTTTTCGTGCGCATACCAATATCGCATTGATAAAATATTGGGGTAAGCGCAATACTGAATTATTTTTACCGATGACTAGCAGTTTATCATTGACACTTGATGCATTTTATACCGATACTAAAGTCACATTAAAACCCGACGAATTACTCGACACTTTTTTCTTAGACGGACAAATACAGTCTGAGAAGGCTACAAAAAATGTCACACAATTCGTCGATCGTTTTCGTGCATTAAGTGGCCAATCAGCTGCTGTTCAAGTTGAAAGTTGGAATCATGTACCGACAGCAGCTGGGCTCGCATCATCCGCTTCTGCCTATGCTGCACTTGCTTGTGCCTGCAACCAAGCGTTTGGTCTCAATTTAGATGCCAAAGCATTATCTATTTTAGCACGTCAAGGGTCAGGGAGTGCCAGCCGTAGTTTATTCGGTGGCTTTGTTGAATGGCATAAAGGTGATGGTGATATATCTGAATCGAGCTACGCAGAACAAATTGATGCTGCTAATTGGGATATTGGCATGCTCGTCATTGTTATCAACCGTAAAGCCAAGAAAATCAGTAGTCGTATCGGTATGGAGCAAACAATGGAGACTTCGCCGTTTTATGCATTGTGGCCGCAAGAAGTTGAGCGCGATTTACATGACATTAAACAAGCGATTCAAGCACAAGATATTGATTCTGTTGGACAAATTGCCGAACATAATGCGATGAAAATGCACGCGACGACATTAGCAGCTAACCCAAGTTTTACCTATTGGGAGCCTGACTCATTACGTGCTATTCAAATAATTCAAATAATGCGTGAAGATTTAGGCTTTCAATGCTACATTACGATGGATGCAGGTCCAAACGTAAAAGTATTATGCCCTGCCAGCCAGTTGGATGCTTTACGCGGTCAATTGCTCTCACATTTTGCCGCTGAACAGTTAATCACAGCTCTACCAGGACCTGCACCTTATGCCCTGCCGCTAAATACGGAGACGAACGGATGA
- a CDS encoding phosphomevalonate kinase has translation MKQTTIRIPGKLYIAGEYAVLEPGEPAIIVAVNAYLSCRLEEKTHTGYSQWTSSLYPNDTFYYQGQHQVITKKWHYVYQAVTVAETYLSEIGIEVTEYDLHFDSELIDQDGAKYGLGSSGAVTVATIKAILTHHQYAFTPVELYKLATLASLNVSEKGSFGDIAACVSGGWVLYRSFDRQWLLSNMQAKNSYAALVQQPWPLLEISPLDVHPTLQLMIGWTQSPASTDYHVQHFEQARLAQDDDYQYFIHESRVFVETLATALIKGDLTVVFSTIQELRHLLQKISAKWQLGIETPALTQLIEDAAAYQYAAKTSGAGGGDCGIALGHNTSEATALTQLWQQHHIKPLQLSVAPSQTR, from the coding sequence ATGAAGCAGACAACGATTCGTATCCCAGGTAAATTATATATCGCCGGCGAGTATGCTGTCCTAGAGCCGGGCGAACCAGCGATTATCGTAGCGGTTAATGCATACTTGTCATGTCGCCTGGAAGAAAAAACACATACCGGATATAGTCAGTGGACCTCATCGCTATATCCTAATGATACATTTTATTATCAGGGCCAACATCAAGTAATTACTAAAAAATGGCACTATGTGTATCAAGCTGTAACTGTAGCCGAAACATACTTATCCGAGATAGGCATCGAGGTAACTGAGTATGATTTGCATTTTGACAGCGAGTTAATCGACCAAGATGGCGCGAAATATGGACTGGGCTCTAGCGGTGCCGTCACTGTCGCAACGATTAAAGCTATCCTAACACATCATCAATATGCCTTTACACCAGTCGAATTGTACAAACTAGCAACCCTCGCCTCACTGAACGTGTCTGAAAAAGGTAGCTTCGGTGATATCGCTGCCTGTGTATCTGGCGGTTGGGTGCTCTATCGTTCCTTTGACCGACAATGGTTACTAAGCAACATGCAGGCAAAAAATTCATACGCTGCACTGGTACAACAGCCGTGGCCCTTGCTAGAAATCTCCCCTCTTGACGTGCATCCAACCCTTCAATTGATGATTGGCTGGACACAATCACCGGCAAGCACCGATTATCATGTTCAGCATTTTGAACAAGCGCGTCTGGCACAAGATGATGATTATCAGTATTTCATCCATGAAAGTCGGGTATTCGTTGAAACACTGGCGACTGCATTAATCAAGGGAGACTTGACAGTCGTTTTTTCGACGATTCAAGAGTTACGACACCTATTACAAAAGATTTCAGCTAAATGGCAGCTCGGTATCGAAACACCGGCGTTAACTCAATTAATTGAAGATGCAGCGGCCTATCAATATGCAGCTAAAACTTCCGGTGCCGGCGGCGGAGACTGTGGCATTGCTCTCGGTCACAACACCAGTGAAGCTACCGCATTAACACAATTATGGCAACAACATCATATTAAACCATTACAACTATCCGTCGCACCGTCTCAAACAAGGTAG